GAGCCAGAAATCTATTCGACGGTTCGGAGGAGTTGCTTGCGTTTGCCTCACGTGACTGTTGCGTGGACGACGTGTGCGATTTTGTGGCACCAGCCGACACAGCCGGGGCCGTGGAGGTCGTTATCGCTCCAACCTTTTTGCGACAGAACAACTTCTTCAGACCGTCTTGAAACTGGCGGTACTTCAGGGCGTAAATGATGGGGTTGACGCACATGTTACAGAACGCCATCACAACGGTGGTGTTGATCAACAATCGGGAGTGATGTTTGCCGACTAAATTGTACTCCAAGTACATGATGTGGTTGGGTCCCCAACAGATGGCGTACGACATGCAGACGATCACCAGCATCTTCAGGACGTTCCTTCTGGCTTTCATGTTTGAAGGATTCTCTTGTGGTTCGTTTGCTCGAGGATGGGTGTCTCCGCCGCCGGTTGGGGCTTGGGAAGGAGGAGTTGTTGCGAGCTTCCGCGATCTACGCTTCAGTATCAGGAACATGCTTGTGTAGGAGAAAGCCATGACTGTTATGGGTACGAGATATTCTACCAAAAACACCACGATGCCTATTATTGCCTGCATCGAGCCTTCGGGATAGTGGACACCGCAATAACCATTACCCTTGTTGTAATTGGCCTCGGCCCAGTATGACTGATAGGCCAACCCCAGAGCCCACACGAAAACGCAAACACCCTTTGCTTTGATCAGCGAGAAACGCTGACGATGTGCGATCGGGAAAACTATAGCGGCGAACCTCTCGAGAGATAGGCTGATTAGGTTATAAGTGGACACGTTGAACATTGCCCACATGAAGTATCTCGACAGCCAGAGTTTGCAAAGTATCTGTCCCCGCAAGCCAACTGGAACCACCACGTTGTACTTGTTTGGGCCTAGGTTTTGTAATATCACCAGTACCGAGCTGGTTAAGTCGATCAGAGATTGGTTGAAAATGAACAGGTTAGTCGTCCGAAAGTCGCCCACTTTAGCGAGGACTAGGCACACGACGGTGTTGCCTACAATACCCACAACGCCCAGAACTGCGAAAATGATGTTCATCGTAAAAACTTCGGCGCTGACCGAACCGGTTCCACCGCTGTTAACGACGCCCTCCGTAGTGGCGTTTCCGACGACGGTCACGATGTCTTCATCTGTTGTGTTCATAGTTCCTGCAATGGAGGCAATTTACCCTATATTATATGAAGAAGTTGGCAAACAGTATTACACCTTTTAATTTCATGACTGTATCCATAGAGTCTCACCACTGTGGCTTGTTAAACTGTACCGACGAAAGTGGCATTACATTTGACGGTTTTGATTTGCACGCATCTCTGAAAATAACTTGGTACTTGCGTGCCTTTTTGTAATTGAAATAGAAAATTATTCATTCTCCGAGCGTCATGCGAAAGACTTGTTCAGAGTAAATGTAATTCGACGTGAAAGATTAGTAcgatttaaattttaaaatcacccaatttaatttaaaattaatcGGTGACCCATCGCTTTGACACAATCTTTGCCAGTGGGTATCACCTACTTAATGCGATGCGATATTGCGAATTTAACCCCACGTTACCTTAAAAACTGGACTGTTATGACAGTATGCTCAGACGTTTAAAATATCCCGCAAACGCTATACCACACCTAGagaattgagagagagagagagagagagagagagagagagagagattattaTGAGAAACGGTTTTCGATATTGACACGAAAAGTTAATATCGACCGACTCATGAGAAGGTACAGTAACATTTAGGGGGTCCGGTCACAGTatccaaacagccaatcagttGTTTTGCTTGGGTGGCGGCGCAAGAATAACTTTGTCACCGACATCATTTAATGCTGGGGACGATCTGTGAATAAACACGCATAAAATGCCTATTTCATCATGTGTTAATGAAAgcaaaatttcaatacattgtgACCACAACACATGCAAAAGATTATATGAAAATATCCATAATGCTAATGAGCTCTAGGGAATTGAGAATCAAACGAAATAAATGATATTATTAATAGCAAAAAATCTGAGTGTATAAGATGTTTCATCATGCGTGTGACAACTTTATAAAATGGATAATACAATTTTGTAGTTGAATCTCCGACGGCAGTTCTCACATGTTGACGATTCTGGGGCTCGTAATTGACAAAGAAGATAACAGTACACGAAGCTATGCCATCTTGTTCCAATCTCTGCggtaaataaaaatatcttctCCCTACATATCGACGTCAGAGGCCCATTATCAAACAGGATATGCCTTGTTGCTGGGCATAAAATAGCGCTATGGCTCGTTAGGGTGGGAACCTGTTCACTAAGACACGTCATCAGCTCGCGTCTCTTAGCCATGGCTACTGATAGCTCCGTTCTCACAGTGCTTGCTATTAAAATTAATGACACCGACGTAAAATGTCAGAATCTCTTTACTTTCTCGATCAAGCTTTTTAAAAGTGTCGTGAATCCGGTTCAGTTGTGGAGTACATCCACCAAATCGCTGTTCCCCTCGCGGCGTTGGTTCGTCAAATTTAACGACACCTGCATGGGAGCACAATTCAACAATACGGACAGAATCTTCATTTTGGCATTGGAAAGACATATGTAGCATCAATATGTGTCTTACATTTAATGCCAAAGCGGAATATCAAGATTGTCCACAGAAAAGCCTCTCGCTTCCCGCATCGTAAATTGGTCCCTCTGTAGACAAAGGATGACGATGGAGAGACAAAAGACACGCATGGCGCGTGCGCATATCAAAGACGCGACCAATAAAGTACAGTGGCATAAAAGAAGTATTACAATGCTATATTTTTCAGCGACGATAATTGGAAATCTGAACTATTACGACCGCACCAGCACGTACATTGACATCAATAATGCCGATACCCATCTGAGTTCAGCAGTCACACCATGAGACACGAGACGCTGATATCTGTATGACGTATATGGAAATACGTTGAGACACTTCTGGCTTTTCATCGGATATACCTATTCAAATGCCATATCAAAGTCCAGGCAATTTGATTTCTTAAAGCAGAGCGCGCTTCAGG
This is a stretch of genomic DNA from Ptychodera flava strain L36383 chromosome 21, AS_Pfla_20210202, whole genome shotgun sequence. It encodes these proteins:
- the LOC139120976 gene encoding galanin receptor 2b-like, which encodes MNTTDEDIVTVVGNATTEGVVNSGGTGSVSAEVFTMNIIFAVLGVVGIVGNTVVCLVLAKVGDFRTTNLFIFNQSLIDLTSSVLVILQNLGPNKYNVVVPVGLRGQILCKLWLSRYFMWAMFNVSTYNLISLSLERFAAIVFPIAHRQRFSLIKAKGVCVFVWALGLAYQSYWAEANYNKGNGYCGVHYPEGSMQAIIGIVVFLVEYLVPITVMAFSYTSMFLILKRRSRKLATTPPSQAPTGGGDTHPRANEPQENPSNMKARRNVLKMLVIVCMSYAICWGPNHIMYLEYNLVGKHHSRLLINTTVVMAFCNMCVNPIIYALKYRQFQDGLKKLFCRKKVGAITTSTAPAVSAGATKSHTSSTQQSREANASNSSEPSNRFLAP